A genomic window from Nocardioides sp. BP30 includes:
- a CDS encoding response regulator transcription factor encodes MTSSIRLLLADDQALVRGALSALLSLEPDLEVVAEVGTGTEVVPAVLAHRPDVALLDVEMPGMDGISATAAVRAASPSTKVLIVTTFGRPGYLRRALQAGASGFVVKDTPAAQLADAVRRVHAGLRVVDPALATDSLLAGESPLTQRETEVLQAARDGSSVAAIAAKLFLSEGTVRNHLSAAIGKTNATNRTEAVLVADGNGWL; translated from the coding sequence GTGACCTCATCCATCAGGCTCCTGCTCGCCGACGACCAGGCGCTGGTCAGGGGTGCGCTCTCCGCGCTGCTCAGCCTCGAGCCCGACTTGGAGGTCGTCGCCGAGGTCGGGACCGGCACCGAGGTGGTGCCCGCGGTGCTCGCGCACCGGCCCGACGTCGCGCTGCTCGACGTGGAGATGCCCGGCATGGACGGCATCAGCGCCACCGCCGCGGTGCGGGCAGCCTCGCCGTCGACGAAGGTGCTCATCGTGACGACCTTCGGCCGCCCGGGATACCTGCGCCGAGCGCTGCAGGCCGGTGCGAGCGGGTTCGTCGTCAAGGACACCCCGGCGGCGCAGCTCGCCGACGCCGTACGGCGGGTGCACGCGGGGCTGCGCGTCGTCGACCCGGCGCTGGCGACCGACTCCCTGCTGGCCGGCGAGTCGCCGCTGACCCAGCGCGAGACCGAGGTGCTGCAGGCCGCTCGGGACGGGTCGAGCGTCGCCGCGATCGCCGCCAAGCTGTTCCTGTCCGAGGGCACGGTGCGCAACCACCTCAGCGCCGCGATCGGCAAGACGAACGCCACCAACCGGACCGAGGCCGTCCTGGTCGCGGACGGGAACGGGTGGCTGTAG